A single genomic interval of Zunongwangia sp. HGR-M22 harbors:
- a CDS encoding TerC family protein: MEIFLQADSWVALLTLTFMEIVLGIDNIIFISLVAGKLPQHQQKKARIGGLALAMITRVLLLLGITWIIGLTKPVLTFGNFELSWRDIILLAGGIFLLVKSTLEIHHKVEGQQEAEKNVSAKSFGLAIAQIVMLDIIFSFDSILTAIGLTTEIILMIIAVIISILVMMIFAKAVSDFVNKHPTIQILALSFLILIGVMLIIEAVHYHVPKGYIYFSVFFSLSIEMLNMRYRKKND, translated from the coding sequence ATGGAAATTTTTCTTCAGGCAGATAGCTGGGTTGCTTTGCTTACCTTAACATTTATGGAGATTGTTCTTGGGATCGATAATATTATTTTTATTTCTTTAGTCGCGGGGAAATTGCCGCAGCATCAGCAAAAGAAAGCCAGAATTGGAGGGTTAGCGTTGGCTATGATTACACGAGTATTACTTTTGTTAGGTATTACCTGGATTATTGGTTTAACTAAACCCGTACTTACTTTTGGCAATTTTGAGCTTAGTTGGAGAGATATTATCTTGTTAGCAGGAGGGATTTTTCTTTTAGTGAAAAGTACTTTAGAAATACACCACAAAGTAGAAGGACAGCAAGAAGCAGAGAAAAATGTTAGCGCCAAATCTTTTGGTTTGGCTATAGCTCAAATTGTGATGTTAGATATCATTTTCTCTTTCGACTCTATTTTAACCGCCATCGGCTTGACGACAGAAATTATTCTTATGATAATTGCAGTGATAATTTCTATTTTGGTAATGATGATTTTTGCTAAAGCGGTAAGTGATTTTGTAAATAAACACCCTACGATCCAAATTTTAGCGTTAAGTTTTCTAATCTTGATAGGAGTGATGCTTATTATTGAAGCAGTTCATTATCACGTACCTAAAGGTTATATCTATTTTTCGGTCTTCTTTTCTTTGTCTATAGAAATGCTGAATATGAGATATCGAAAGAAAAACGATTAA